The following is a genomic window from Neodiprion lecontei isolate iyNeoLeco1 chromosome 4, iyNeoLeco1.1, whole genome shotgun sequence.
TTCAGCACTGCTAGACGACATGGATGGACTGTGTAAATTCAACGGCGGCGTAATCATACGATCTGGACTTGGAGTTGAACAGCACTTGGTCATTTCGTCTCCCGAATCTTTGCTGTCTACTGCGAGAAGAACATCGCTCACAACAGTTGTCGTAGCAGTAGCTGTGGTCGCATTTGCAACTGTACTAATGGCGACATCAGGAATTGTAGAAGTGTCATTGCTTCTGGCAGATGGAAAATCTAGTTCCGAAATTCCTTCCTCGGAACTAATGTCAAGTACTGACTGCACCGCAACTTGTTTTCGTAAGAACGAGGTGATACTGCTTCTTCCAGAGACGCGTTCCTCAAACTTTGTAAATGCCACTCCCAGTAGTGTTAAATGAAATGGTTTGGAGACATCGACTGCTCGATGAAACAGCTTCATGGCTAGGATTAGCATTTTTCCATGGTCATATATGCCCCCCTTTGTGGATGGTAGGAGAGTTTGAGGCAGAGCACACTGCCTTGTCTCCCTCTTACCTGTACTCGGTTTATTCAAATCGTGTTTTCTCACAGTTACTTTCATTGCCACCGGTATTCTCCCATCTTCAGTTGCCAAGTCTGTAAGTCGTCTAAGTAGGGCTCCAAGGCGCGATTCAACCTCTACTACCAATGACACATGTTTGAAACCATCCTCTATTCCTATCGACTGAGGTTTTCCAGATGGTTTCACGGCACTGTCGTCGATACCTTCGGCGCTATCCTTCAGCTTTCTGGCTAAGTCACTGCCAATCTTCAATTCTAAATCCTCCAGTGACAATCGACGCATATCCTCTACTGTTCTAATATTGTTCATTGCCAGTAGCTGGTCAGTTTTGAAACCTACTCCTGGTATTTTTGAGACAGGTCCAATCTTAGTAAGGAGAGCCGGCCCAGAGCATGGATATACTACAGTTTGCTGATTGGGTTTATGCAGCGAGCCAGCCAGCTTGGCCACCAGCTTGTTGGTACCAATACCCGCACTACAAGTTAAATGCAATTCTTTATATATACGAGCTCTCATGTCAGCCGCAATTCTGGAGGCAGCAGCAAGGCGAGCGTGACAGCCACAAGGACATTCTTCTTCGGACATGCCAAAAATGTTGCCAACAACTTGTTCCGGCTTATCTTCACAATCGTCGTAGTCGTCATCACAGGAATTTCCGTCCTTCATTCGGCAATCGGTGTCTCGTTTATCATTCTCATATCGTTCTACCATTGAAGATACGTCCACAAAGCTCTCGTCCATACCTAACCTCTCGACCAAAGGGGTAAACTGATGCAATATTTCCGATATCTTTGTCGATATTCGGCGATACTCGGACAGGTCTTCACCTCGAATAAGAGAGAGTCCGGGGCAAAGACGCAACGCTTCCTGCACTGACATGCACTTCCCAACGCCAAATTTCCGCGCCAAGTAATTGCTGGTGACGACAATATTCTTCTGTTGTACCCCCAGAGGTTTTCCATCCAATTCGGGATGCCGTAACATTTCTACCTGGGCGTAGAAGCAATCGATGTCCAAGTGCACGATGGACCTCGGGTGCCGCGCGATTTCCTCCGTGTCGCTGATATCCATTGACGCGTTAGAGGTTGGTTGCAACAGTTTGACAAAAGAACCTACGGTGTGCCGTTTATCCGTAAGCCGTTCGACAAGTCGAACGAAATGTTGTAAAACAATTTCGCTGTCGTAACGACCTCGTGAGAAAATCACTTTAAAACTATACAATGTCAAGCAATATTCTTTACTTGTTTACAAAGCTACAGCGCGCTAGTACATCATTATTCATTGGCACAGGTAGCCATGTTCGTCTGGTCGGAAGTCGATTATCATTCTCACGACTCCAGTAGAGCCAACATATATGCTAAAAAAATCTGGTTCTAGCATGCAGAGAGAAACCATAGCATATAATACCTCGAGATGCCAACATTGGTGAATTCATGGTGAATTCATAATAGACTACCATCCGTATTCATAGTCCCTCCCTTATCTCAAGAATAAAGGACGCCTTGATGAAGGCTTCCTTGAATCTCACAGGCGTCCTCGTTTCATAGTCACAACTTGGCTCCCCCTTCCAGGAGGTGGACATATTTAGGGATATGTGATTGCTTATGGTGGTCAAACTGCTGATCGAAGCGCCACTCGGCTATATTTAAATCTAACTTGAACCGCTTAGCTCTCATTGTCAAGTTGCGTCGGTGATGAAAGTGTATAACCTCAAAGAAGTTAACCTGTCAACTGGCTGTAATCCGCGTCATACGGGTCATAAGTGCATAGACGCCAAGCGCAAGCGGAAGCGCTGGCTACATGAAACGAAACAGCCAATCGCAGTGCCGAAGGTTTCCTCAAGGAGGCTCGAGACCTGCCTTAAAAGGAGGCCAATAAGGCTCCTTATTCTGTCGAGGAAGGTctatgaaacgtgaaatgaGGAACAAGGAATCCTTGTTCCTCAAGGAAGGACTATGAATACGGGCGTACGTCGACTACGTAGCTGTACGTAGCTACTTCACTACCTTCACCAGTGCTAAAAACTCTCTAGTACAAAGACAGAGCTAGTCACGAACCTGGTTgtgcaaaagagataaaaaataattggcaGCACTGGGAGCTAATATCGGAACGCACCCTAAGAATCCTAAGGATCCAACGCGTGATCATTTATGAATCGTAATAATTGGGTGACCGAGTGACACATGTCACACAATGAGAATCATTGTGAGAATCTGTAGAAATGGAAAGACGTGAACATCGGATGTGCGGTCGAGCAGAGGCCAAGGGGGGATGAACTCTGGTTTTTGCTGTAAATTCACGATTGTACAATTACAAATAAAACCATGGACAATTTGACGGACGCGCATTGGTTTCCTTTAACATCGCAAGGGAATATTTATTCCATGACGAAGTTATGTTCGGCTATTGGTTCGGATAAAATATTAGTCGCATCtttgaaaaggaaaatttacTCTTGCGAGTATAACCGAACACCGAAATATCGTCACTTGAGACCTTTGGTCAAAGAACTACTCTTCACCTACATTCCCAGTTTGTATATGATGATTGTTGTTTCTAGCCTAGTGAAACCGAGATTGGCTCATCAACGTCAAGTGTACATTGAGCATGCTTCTTCTCTAATTGATTTGTATTTCAACAGATGGGGCAGAGATTATCTCCATAGACGCTTACAACAAATCTGAAAAAGGAGACGAGTTTGTAATTGGAATTACAATAATGAAGACTAGTAATGACGCTACGGTTGAgagatatttgaatatttacacAGAAGGCGAGGGTGATGGAGAATGCGATGAGAATAGCACCATAGAAACTGTGGCACAGAATTGTCTCATGGTTGAACTGTCTTACACCCCGTATCATCTGTATCACACGACTATGCCCAGTGGCAGACATTCTGTACGAGAGGTAAAGTTCCTtgagagtaaaaataaattcattttgaaatgtgacaaattttttcatacttgcAGGTGGTCTGGTTATTGTCAGGGAGTGACTACAATATCCACATGATTAGAGAAGACGAGGGAAGTCACGATTACGCTGAATCCTCtcttgaaaaacattttcctgaattagaaaatttagaaGCTATAGCAACATGGATCGacatatattattacaataaCCAAACAAGGTATTGACAGCCACCACTTctaaaagatttttaataacaatcgCTACCTTTCTCCCTGGTATTGTTTCACATTCATTCGTTTATGCAATTACAATTTCCCCAAGGACTTGCATCAAGTTGTATAAAAAGTACACTGGTAAACTGTTGTTCCAGAAGAGTAACAGCTGTGGGTTGTGAATGTGGTTTGGTAAAAGTCAGTTTGGTTGATGTAGAAAATATAAACATCATTAAAAACTGGACACTGAGATATGACAAACCTGTATCAAGTGTCCGTAttttttgcaatgaaaatgtTGTACCTAAACCTAAATTTCTGGGAGGAGATGGTAaacatttctcttttctcttgaCACATTAATGCATAACCTGCCGTAATTAGTATGTGCTTGCAATAACAAGTCGTATTACAGAAACTGATACTGACGAGCGACATGAGGAACCAGCTCTGAACGTTCTCGTCGTTAATACAGTTCATGCCTCAGTTGTCTTCATGTAAGTGACATTTGTAATTAGGCACTTCGTCAAGTTCTGATGAAAATTCTAATAGTATCATAACAACAGGGACATTTTATACAATGATATGGAAAAGGATGTTAAATTAGCTGGTAGCGACTCATCGGATTGTGTACTGTGCTCTTGTATCGCTGACATAAATATGGATggcaaaaatgaaattctacTTGGAACATATAATCAAGAAATATTGGTTTATACGCTTGTCGATGACGCGTGGGAGTTCAAAGAAAGAAGATTATTCGACGCACCTATACATTCGATGGCCTACCTCGACCTCACCGGAGATGGAATGAAAGAGCTGGCTGTGCTGACGCAGAGGGGCGTTCATGTTTTACAGGTGCCTACCCAAATATTACAAATTCATAATAATCCTGTACAAATTTGTACTGACGATACGCATGTTTCAGAGTTACTGTGTATAAAGAGAGTATCCTATATTCTCTTTAcattgagaatatttttttggtgTATATACCATGTAAGTtacactgtaaaaaaatatcaattttcttttcacagcACGATCCAGGGGAAGTTGAGAAAACGGTCATGCAACGTTTTAGGAAATATCTCGCCTTAAGAAGTTTAACATAATTGTAGCAgcatatttattcaaaatcgcgaataaATGCTCCTTATTTTACACCCGACTCGAATGTAATATGCCGTACAATGTGGTAAGTTACATGTATTATAATCATTCTGTATCAATATACAATTATGGACAATCGCAATGCCACTCTTTGGTTTCCGTACGatttgttattaataattgtTGTAATTACGGTTGAATAGACGAAGAAAGTACTTTATTAAAGTACTTAAATTAAATCTACAATCATATAAATATtcttaataatataatttactataggtatgtaatatgtataatagttATAAAGTTTGGATGTTGCGTGGTATTCTTTTGTTACCTTTACGTGCATGTACACACttatttttatatgtataaatatttaatacgCAAATATCCGCATGTTACCGCGAAAGCAAGTCTGGACTGAATAtatgttgttttattttatgatttagAAACGcattattataacaaaaaGAGATTCAACTATACTCGGCAAACAATAATAGAATTTTCGTTACCCGTTATAATTTTGTACCAAACATTGATATCTTATTTGCATGAAATTAGAAAATCCAAATATTCACAAGTAGGATGTTAAAGAAATTACTTCCGTACCAACTTAGAAGTACCCGTAAATTTATGACGTCATTGTGGCAGAAAAATGGTTTCAGTTCGAAGTGattttgatattgaaaaataatttcttctctgTGCCTATGCGGTAGGCAAGCGGACTGCAATTGGAGTCCGAACatgtttgtaatttgtaataaaaatttcaatatgaTACACCAGCCAATTATTCTATCTTATACAGGTATTCACTTATCATATTGTACGCCGATATCtatcattaaaaaataacgtAAGGTAATAGTAAAAACGCTGGTATTCTTGTTTACGAAACCTCAGCAGTAACTAGAGTCGCGAGTATTACACGACGCAAGCGATAATATATCCCTATGCTCTAATAACTAAGTTCAACTAAGAAACGTATCAAAAACATATACTGACGGCGgtttgtattctttttttttcttctttctattattttcaacattttggGTAAAACGTATGAACCCCAATCCGTGCTGCCATCAGGAATAGAGAACTCATCAAGATAAATTCATAATGAATGACATTCCCCCAATTATTAACAAATTTGATCTAATAAAGATCTTTCAGTTcacataaaattttctttgataAAGCCCGTCgttatttatgaaaaactgttcaactgttgaataaaattcacaatCTTGAACAAGGCTTTTGTTGTTTATGTGGATTTGACGGCAGCACTCGCCATTAGTCTTGCTCCGtggaataaatatacatattacttTTAAATTTAACTATACAACTTGGCTAAATAATTAATGCTAGTGTCCATTTTCATAAATGCTAGCCAAAGCATATTTCTAATTGAGATTGAATCTACGTGAGAAATTAAGTTTCCTACacgatttgtataaaaaaatatttttgttatttcttttctttttcccccttATTTACTTACCAATTTATTCatgtgatttaatttttttgttcactttTCTTCAAGCAGATAATTcgaatatatttatgttatcTTAATTATGGAACTGGACATTAGCCCCATTCGCTTATTACAGGGTTTTTGGGCCCCTGCCACACGGATATTCGAATATCTCCGTAAATCTTGCGATTTTTCAGCATTTTGGTCAGTTgtagaattttcgaaaaattcaccaCCGTATGGCAGAGACGGATAAACAGTCTTGTTGTTCTACTATACAATTTATCACGCTTAAATATTTCTTCGGCCGCATCAATTAAATCGATAATTTATCGTCGTATCCTAACGTTTGCCGTACTTCACGTAATATGTATACCTCTATGGCATACGATTCACTCATTTCCGAATACTTTCATTATTCCTGTCATTACCACGCACTCACGTTCCTTACCTCCCTCTTTTCACCGTAGTTTTAAATACAATTACCATCTTGATACGCGGCCAATATTTGCAAACATAGTCGTGGACATGACtcaagttttcaatattttcatcatctcGACCCAAATTTCAACTATCTTAGAGAATGTTCAATTGATATTACAACACGCTGCacaattcatgtaaaaaaaaacctttatggggaaaaaaaaaaaaaacacggaaAACTAAACACACGTCGATCGtataaatttatcgaaaaatttttacgtccTTGACAGTCCAGTTCCCGACAGAATTTATACTTGAAGCCAATTGGTTTCAGCCTTGCATCTGATTATGTTATAATAAACAAGAATTCTCGGATGAATGTTTGGATATGTCAGATCACCAAAATGCAACAATTTAGGTAATATAGCTTTGAAGCGATATGCCTAGTGGAAGGGCTGACAGGAAACAAACATAAACAGTTACCTGACTCGTAATACTTATGAAAATGATCCGTAAGAACTTttcctgtaatttttttataccgcgCATACTTAAGGCCGttaatgttttattttaacacTCATATGAACATTAAACTGGAAGATAAAGACAACTTTTTGGACCTGAAAGCAAGTGAGAGTACatatttaattgttatttGCAGCCCAAATACGTGGGTTTCTTTTCCAGTATTGAGCTGCCTGATTTTCCCATAATAAAAAGCTGCTTATGCAGATTCCGCGTAAGAGCAAGTATATAGGTACTCCCACTGTATTCGGGGACGAAAAAGTCACCTTGTACGCTATGAAAATACGTAAGAGTCCATCAAACTTGAAAGTAATGGGACTGCGTACGCGTGAACAATAAAACTAATCTGCACCCGAGACTATTTGCATCACATTCTTCCATTCTTCGTGCCAGAAAAAATCGacgttaaataaaaattgtaactgcAGTCTTCAAATTCATATGCAACAACGATGATCGAGAGCAATGTAGGAATTCCAATAACAGTGCCTGTTGTGATCTCGTCGATTTATCGTTTcgaatgatgaaaaacaacGTTTAAAGATTCATATCCAACGACAGAATTTAATCCACATTGTCTTGGAAGATGAGCTTGACATACCCGGGTGTTCCTTCCAAGGGTACCGCGCAAAACGGGCATACCGCGTCGAATCCGTTTGTCCCGTGCGGTATCGCGACGTGTGCCCAGTACCTAAGAAACGGTCTTTGTTCATTTAAAGCTTCGATGATACACCACaaattgtatatatacatgtcgTCAGATCGAATTAATAATTCCTGATACGTACAATGTCGATTGACTTATTATCGACGCGATATGATGATGAGGATcatgatattaataataacattgTAGACAGCACAATAACAGTAGCGATATTGGATATCAGAATAACATTGAGAAGTGGTGCGTATTGAAATATCATTGCCACTGATACATACTGGATTGATGCCCGTTCAAGTGAAGAAACAAACATGTGAAAACTCACTTGACAGTCTTCTCAGTAGCCATGTGACCGCAGGGGCTGAAGGCATAAGTCGGTGGTCCGCTGTCGACGTAAAATGCCGGCTCTATGCCCATGCAGAGTTTAACAATGGGACCTGCGACGAGGCACATGGGGCACCTTCGCGTCACCTTGTCTTTTTCCTGACCCCAGTCATGGTGTCCCTGCACGTGACCGCACTTCAAATAGACGTACGGTTGATGCTGCTGTGCCGAATCCGTCGCAGCCTTGCGAGGTATCACGAGGGTGTTCAGTCCTACCGGGCATTGCGGTCGTCCCGCGTTTATCGCATCGACCAACTCTTCCAAGTCGTGCTTTGTCTATTCGAAGGTTCGGGGGGAATTGGTCGATTTCAGGCACATACAGTAATACCTACTACGATACTGGTATCGCTGCAAAGCGGTAATATCATCATAATACGATACCAACCGGCGATTTGGCGAGTCCCTCGGCTGATCTCCAGAGCAAGGTAGCCCCGCACAAGTCAATAAGTGTACCGTCCTGAAGCTCGTTGTTCTCATCCTCGACGACGCAACCCTTTTGCTGGGCACTCCGGCTCTCACGAAGTGAAAAAACCCCACCGCCTACACTGACCTCCCGCCAAAGTCCGCACTCGGCCTCGCCGCCGCAAAACTGACCTCTCGGATGCATGATCAATACACCGTTTGTCGTTAGTCCGTCTATCTCACGATTCTCCTGCCACTTTGTCGCCTTCTCCTGGGGTGTGCAATGAATGGAGAAAACCGTAGACCAGTTATTAAGGTTGGGGGAGGGCGGGTTGGAGGGGGGGAGCCGGAGAAGGAGCCTAATTACGGACACATTAATGCTCCAACTGGTTCGGGTGTGAACCTACCCctagaaatatatttctcgAACTGTCGAATCCAGCGGCGTATATCCTCGCGGTTCGCGGGTCCGTCCGATCGGCAAGAATTCTACAAGCGAACCTGCTGATTGTGCTCTGGGCTACGCGACCCTCGCTGCTCGGGGCCGATCCGCCCTCTGCACCACCTGGACAAGTGTCCATTACTACGAAGTCGATCGGCGTCTCGGAGGACCTGCCTATCTGTAGGTTTAGAGGAGAATAAGTTATGTAGTTACAGTACCGCTGTACACCTATTTCTTGTATAATAAAGTGGTTTGCGTGCATTCCACGTTACGATTATAATACCTATAGCtaaaattgttgaacaaaCTCTCACCTGAAACATATCCGTATCCTCATCCTCGTTATACTCAACAATGACGGCCTGTGTCCTGGTCAGCGTGTACGATATCGAATGCTGGGTTGTGTCGAGTATGGCCTTTGAACTGTGGGGTGTTTTAACAACGTAGTGTTTGCTCCGCTTAACACCACTCGCCGTCTGCCTTTTGACCAGAACAAATTTGCTGCGTCTACGGCCACGATCACCAGGTGGAAGAAATCCATTGTATCTGCGTTTAACAATTTCATACAATTTACAATGATGCACACGCGCATCCGCATACATAACAATCACCGTGATGCGCTTGGATTTTTTCGTTAGCAGTGTGCGGCACGTGTATGTTTTAGCCTACgttaaattcaacaattttcacctCGGGTTTGATTactagaaaattttcgctttgGAGGATAAGCGATAGATCATTTCGATGGGGAGGAGGTAAAATCCGAAAGTTATCTAAAAATTCGGAATACCTCGCAAGCCTGACGATGAGCTCTTGTTTATCGGTTATTTTACTTTCAACGGAAATATCCTCCGGGACATTTCTACGGCGCGATAAGCGGCTGCAGTGCAGCCTGAAACCCAAGTGGCCTATACAGACGATTGTTCGAAACTATATACAGCGAACCCgtatatgcgtgtgtgtgtgtatatatatatatatttatgtatggaCATGTGCATGTATATAAGGTGTAAGTTTCAGGGCACTGAGTTACCGCACTGCGACTTGGCGCCTAGCCAACCTGAGATTATAGATCCACCGACTTCGCCTACCGTTTGTTGCCGTTGCATTCCTGACATAAAGAACGCTCGAATAGCTAAACCGTATGCTATATACATTGTTTTTCGATAACTATGTACTACACGACAAGGAAAACCTATTTGTGATGAATTCTCGTCAcgttatgtatatataatgcgatcagtaaaaattttcgtctgaAATTCATCATCCGGTAGTGTCAATGtatcgtattttttaaataacggGGTTCAAGATTGCAACGTCAATGTAAAACGATGCatgttttggaaaaattgttatttcgaAGATTACCATTATCTATATTTCATTATCGCTCGTAAAGAAAAACTTATGCAGCATAATTTGGAAACTCTGAGTCGTTCAAAgtcattttaaaattaaaatacagcGATTTTTGTTACAGTATTTCTTTGCGTcaacgttactaatttcagGCCCATTttaaatataggtataatttcCTCTTCGcattatttattgtatatgtatatgtatatgtatatgaagcTGGTAGCCAGAGTTAGCAACCAAACATGttaaactttttggaaatagaaaaggGTAGTTCAGTTTCATCTTCATAACTCTGTAAAAGTATTTGCGGTTCAaggtatttcacaaaaattggATTTTCTGATTTCATTAGGTACATTATTCGAATGAACATTAGAACGTTTTACTGCTaattttgctattttttttttcacatagcTTAGAAAGGTCTTCTTTTCCCAGAATCGTTCTTTTAACCCGAGCAAACTTTTTAGGGGTTGCCGATAATACCTTGTAATTCCAACTTACCCAAGAATGACGAGTTCTCCGTACTTTACGGGTGGCTTGGCTTTGTCGTGATGATGCTGCCCGTGGTGACCGTGGCCGTGGACATGAGAATGTGGATGGGGATGAGGGTGAGGATGAGACTGAGGGTGCGGATGATGATGGGGTTGGTGAGCGTGGCCGACATGGGGATGACTGTGTTTCAGGTGCGGACTGTGCGGTTGGCCAACTGCTTCGCCCTCTTCAACGAGAAGCGGGCTTTCGCTGCTTCCGCCATCCGATCTGAAACACAATTGGTGTAAATATGATACCCACGTACGATCGAGATTGCAAAACGTGTACGGTTAGTTGGATTCGTGCAATTACACATTCAGCCCTGCTCTTCGTCGTCCAGTGCATACTAGTATAGtacgcatacgtataatatcaCATTGTGCACATCGCTACACGATGACGCAATGTTTCCTGGCCTATATACGTCACTATATTATacaaggaaagaaaaaacgacaCGGACGCGTGTTAGCCTTCCGCGAACCGTGCaaactgtataataataacaagtaCAGCCAAGGATTTTTACGCCGAAGAAATGCCGTGTAAATCCGTTTACACCCTTCGGGTCAGTAAGCCGTAATGGAATTCTAATCGCATGTGAAGCCACaggggagaaaagaaaatttactcCAGCCACTTGAACGTATTATACGCGTGAAGGACTCGTATTGTACATCATCATAACATAATACGAATAGCTATTTTAAAATGGTCTTCCAAGTTACGTCTTCCATTTCCTATACTAATGTCCAAAACAATTTGACATTCTCCGAGATTAGTGACtgatgtatacctatatagtTACCATAATTGACGATCGTGAGGTGAACGATAATTTAACGAGCTTGAAAtcagtaacgttatcgtaacgaaataCCGAGGAAAAAATCAGTGTAAGTTCTTAAtgttacaataattttcaaggaactaatatttcgaaatatgcGTGtgcgttttgttttattacgatttaccgaatttcagacaattccaaACTTGCGAAATCACGGTTCTCCCcgtttttcctcagcatgaatcgttacgataacgttactgacttcaatacgacgaatttcaatgaggatgaagttagtaagGTTACagtaacgatgcatgtttaggaaaaatcgttatctCGGACATTTATGATTgtatgaaatttaataaaccaTGATAAGCAAAACATACCTACTCGtatatttcgttacgttaacgctactaacttcagcctcgtgaaTTTCTACGGTCTCTCCAAGGATTTACGGTCGACGGCGTGAGCCACGTGCGTTGCCGAAACACAGCCGCGAAAAACACCTGTTGACGCAGAACGAGGGCGAGGGTaaaaatataggtatacatttaAGAAGAACCTAAAATATAACACTGCGTACCATTGTATATTGTTCGTAAATGACAAGAGTCGGATCAACGGTAAAAAGTACCTTGTTGTgcgtgaaagaaaatatttccataTTGCACGAGcatgtaaaaatttatcatactgaagttagtaatgtTATCGTAAAGATTCAATCTGAGGAAAAAATCGTAACCGTAATCAAACAAAATTAACAAgtgtaaaataaagaaattagtGATTTATTCGCCGATGTTTcattacgataacgttactaacttcaacgtCGTCAAAATTCTCGTTCGCATCAACTTGAGTGGAGGGAAGAAAAGAATGGAAGGCGCTGATAATAAATGAAGTTGATCCATCATTGCGCAGATACCCGTGAAATATAAaggaaaaatagtatattgtgtaacgaGGAAGCAAACTTGGTTCTTTCGGGCCAAGCGTAAGTTTTCAGTATGAGTCGTAAGTGAGCCGAAGACAAATGttgcaaatacgcgaggcAAAAAGACAGTCGCTTCcttgttgcacacgattcACTATATCACGCGAgtatgttacgcgttttttcacgaagtacgaaattgaggttagggtcgcgtgatgtcagatttgttcgcgacggcgcatgcgcgcagtgcGGAAAATATCACTTTCACCACTCCCAGgatttaaaagtaattttttcggtactccgcgcatgcgcattcgcagaatTACTCAAGCGTCATAAAAACGGGTACTTTTCTATACGAAAAACCGCGTAAATCATGCTCGCGttctataaaaaaatatttaaaaagagACAAAGCCCTGCGCAGCGCGTTATTCGTATCATCATATAAGGTGTACTTATATCGGATCTGACGATGAGATGAGACGCGTCTGCGACTGCAGAACGACCACTATAATTAGCCGGGGTAACCGATGACCCGCATTTCCGCCCATTGCCGGGCAAACCGAGATAGATGAACGTACGGACGGACGGATCAGCGGGTGCACGGAGAAGTGGACTTAAGATTTCAAACTCTGAGACGGTATTCTCACGGTAGGAGGAATTAACTCAGATCGGttataattttcgtaaatttttgtcac
Proteins encoded in this region:
- the LOC107226077 gene encoding protein pellino isoform X2, which translates into the protein MGSDGGSSESPLLVEEGEAVGQPHSPHLKHSHPHVGHAHQPHHHPHPQSHPHPHPHPHSHVHGHGHHGQHHHDKAKPPVKYGELVILGYNGFLPPGDRGRRRSKFVLVKRQTASGVKRSKHYVVKTPHSSKAILDTTQHSISYTLTRTQAVIVEYNEDEDTDMFQIGRSSETPIDFVVMDTCPGGAEGGSAPSSEGRVAQSTISRFACRILADRTDPRTARIYAAGFDSSRNIFLGEKATKWQENREIDGLTTNGVLIMHPRGQFCGGEAECGLWREVSVGGGVFSLRESRSAQQKGCVVEDENNELQDGTLIDLCGATLLWRSAEGLAKSPTKHDLEELVDAINAGRPQCPVGLNTLVIPRKAATDSAQQHQPYVYLKCGHVQGHHDWGQEKDKVTRRCPMCLVAGPIVKLCMGIEPAFYVDSGPPTYAFSPCGHMATEKTVKYWAHVAIPHGTNGFDAVCPFCAVPLEGTPGYVKLIFQDNVD
- the LOC107226077 gene encoding protein pellino isoform X1; this encodes MVIRSDGGSSESPLLVEEGEAVGQPHSPHLKHSHPHVGHAHQPHHHPHPQSHPHPHPHPHSHVHGHGHHGQHHHDKAKPPVKYGELVILGYNGFLPPGDRGRRRSKFVLVKRQTASGVKRSKHYVVKTPHSSKAILDTTQHSISYTLTRTQAVIVEYNEDEDTDMFQIGRSSETPIDFVVMDTCPGGAEGGSAPSSEGRVAQSTISRFACRILADRTDPRTARIYAAGFDSSRNIFLGEKATKWQENREIDGLTTNGVLIMHPRGQFCGGEAECGLWREVSVGGGVFSLRESRSAQQKGCVVEDENNELQDGTLIDLCGATLLWRSAEGLAKSPTKHDLEELVDAINAGRPQCPVGLNTLVIPRKAATDSAQQHQPYVYLKCGHVQGHHDWGQEKDKVTRRCPMCLVAGPIVKLCMGIEPAFYVDSGPPTYAFSPCGHMATEKTVKYWAHVAIPHGTNGFDAVCPFCAVPLEGTPGYVKLIFQDNVD
- the LOC107226077 gene encoding protein pellino isoform X3 gives rise to the protein MVIRYNGFLPPGDRGRRRSKFVLVKRQTASGVKRSKHYVVKTPHSSKAILDTTQHSISYTLTRTQAVIVEYNEDEDTDMFQIGRSSETPIDFVVMDTCPGGAEGGSAPSSEGRVAQSTISRFACRILADRTDPRTARIYAAGFDSSRNIFLGEKATKWQENREIDGLTTNGVLIMHPRGQFCGGEAECGLWREVSVGGGVFSLRESRSAQQKGCVVEDENNELQDGTLIDLCGATLLWRSAEGLAKSPTKHDLEELVDAINAGRPQCPVGLNTLVIPRKAATDSAQQHQPYVYLKCGHVQGHHDWGQEKDKVTRRCPMCLVAGPIVKLCMGIEPAFYVDSGPPTYAFSPCGHMATEKTVKYWAHVAIPHGTNGFDAVCPFCAVPLEGTPGYVKLIFQDNVD